Within Caldalkalibacillus thermarum, the genomic segment GCTTGCTCAACCTGTGTTTCCGGGCGTAAGAGGCAACATCACGCTTTTTAGAGACACAGGAGATGTTCCACCTGGCACACATCTCTTCCACATAGGCCTGATCCAAATCAGCCTCATGCCCGCGCAACTGATGATTGAGATGGACGGCGACCAGTTCAAGATCCCACCTGGCCTGGAAGCGCCACAGCCAATGCAGAAGCATCATCGAGTCGGGACCTCCGGACACAGCCACCAAAATCCGGTCACCGCAGGCTAACAGGTTATGTTCTCTAATTGTTGTCAATACCTTCTCATCAATCTGCTTTAACTCCATGGTTCCCCACGTATCCTGGATTTCTATAATGCCTGATAGAATAAGTATAAAGCAAACAAAAAGATCAGAAAAGACGAGATGAACAGAAACGAAATGACTTTTCCCAGTTTCCACAACAATGAGCGCTTTTTCCTAGGTGCTTGGTGCCGCTGTGCTGAAATGGCCCCCCCTGCAGGCCTTCCCTTTTTTTGCCCTGTTTCTTGCCTGGCCTGCCAGGCCAAAAGCCAATCCTCTCTCATCTTCTGCGCAGAACGGTACCGACCGGACAGTGCCCTCCATAAAACATGCCGATACGGGAACAGCCCCTGGGTCTCTTCTAAAGCCTGTTTGAGGGTGCGGGCAGGATCGTTCCCGGCTGTCAGCGGCTTACCCCGAACGATGTGCATCACGATCAAGGCCACGCTAAACAAATCGTAGCTTGACTCGGCTTTCCGGTCACCCATGCCCCAGCACCCGCGGTCATACAGCTCCGTATACTCCTTAATGGCCCAGCCCATGCGGGTCACTCCCCCTGCATCAAACCAGGCTAAGCGGGGAGGCTTTCCCGTCACCAGCAAGTGTTCCGGTTTCAAATCCCCAAACACCCATCCTTCTTGATGCAACTGCTCTAGAAAGCCAAGCAACTGCAACACCAAAACCGGCAGCCAGTCTTCTCCCCGCTCTTTCACAAAACGGATGAGCGGAACCCCTTTAATGACATTCATCACATAAAACGGGCGAACCCCGTCAGGACTGTGCCAATCATCCACATCATAAAGGGAAGGCCCAAGGACTCTCCCTTGCGCCTTCTGAAAATGCTTTAAAACATTGACTTCTGATGTCAGGGAAAACAGATCCTGTCCCACCTTCAGAGCGAGAGTTTGCCCCCGATGCTCCACCAGATAGACTATGCCATTGGCTCCCCGGCCCAGCTCCTTGTGCACCGTGTATATCCGCCCGTTCCATTTCCCCGTAATTTGCGCAGGATCAGAAAACATACTCGCGCAACATCCCCTCATCATCGTCAGTGCGCTGGCCACAGGGAGTCAGTCCTGTAAAGTAAAACAGCGCTTCTTCCAAGGCCGGTCCGGTCGGCGTCGTCCCTTGAACCGTCAAACGGCTAAACACCCTGTCCAAGGCTTCCAGTTCAGTTGAGAAATCCATATGTTTACAAGCATAGCCTGATGTATGGGGGTAGGTCCATAATGAAAAACGGTTTTCACCGGATCTGGATTGTAAAGATAGTTTTAAATCTCGCAAGGCCTCTTTGACAGCTGCCATTTTGTTTTTCATTGAAGCGCTGGTGTCAACCAGAATCAGCACGTCAAGGGCCAGCGTTTCACCCAGATGTTCAACCACCTCCACCACCTGTCCCCTTTTTTCCGGCGGGAGGGCCTCCACACTTTGCCCTTGCCCCAAGATATGCTGCAATTCTTTATGGACAACCTGTTGGATGGTTTGGGTCATGGCCTGGCGGGTCACCATTTGCACCGTTTTAGGCAGGTTGTGGCTGTACACCACCTGATGAATACCTCCAGCTGCAGCAGCAATCTCTTCCACTTCCCTGATTCCCTGCTCACCCAGCTGTCCATCATCTAGGATGCCAATCACATTCACCGTAATCCCCTGCTCCCTGGCCATTGCCGCCACAGCAACAGGATCTTTCCCTTCATTGGAACATCCATCCGTGATTAACAAGATTTGTTTTAATCCTCCCTTAGTCATCTAAATAACCCCTCCTTTCATGTTATTACCAGCATTGACCAAGGAGGGGTTATTCCATACCTGTGCTCTGATATCCAATATCTGCGCTGTTGCGCTGTATTGATACTCCCATAACAAACATAACATCGAGCTTGAACAAGCTGCCCATCTAGCATGATCAGGCTACCCATTAAGTAGAGGCCAACAATTCCCCTTTTGTACTTCGCAGTTTGGGAATATGGGCCAGGGAAATCGTGGACCATTCAGGGATATGCCGCTCCACTTTGGCCACTACAACCGTCATGTCATCCAAAATTTTGCCCTGGGAGAAACGGATCACTTTTTCAAGTAACAGATCAGCAACCTCTTGGGGATCGTTGGTTTCAATCTCGGCAATCAGCCGCCTCATCCACCGCTCTTTATTTTCGATATGACGCGGTGCATCAAAAAGGCCATCGGTCATCATCACCAATAAATCCCCTGCCTTCAGCTGTTCACTCACCACATCGACGTCAATATCTTGCAAGATCCCAATGGGTAAATTATGAGCGGCAACAGATAAACACTGATCCCCGCGCTTGATGAAACTCGGTGTGGAACCAATTTTGATAAATTTAGTTTGAGCCGTGTGCAAATCGATGACTGCCAAATCAAGTGTTGAAAACACCTCCTCCGGGGAGCGCAGGGAGAGAATGGCGTTGATCGATTTAATGGCGACCGTTTCTTCAATACCCGACTGCAAGATATATTGTAACAAGTTGAGGGTTTCCCTGCTTTCCTGATGGGCCCGCTCGCCATTGCCCATTCCGTCAGCAATAGCCACTGCATATTTAGCCGGACCGATGGCCATGGTATTAAAACTGTCGCCGGACAACAATCCTCCCCCTTTGGCCGCGCTTGCCACACCGATGGACACCTTGAAACGTTTGGCTGAAACCAGCCTGACCTTGCAATACCCCCCTGTTGCAAAGACGCTTTCTTCTTTATCGACCATAATCGGCTCGCCCACAAGGTCTGACAGAAGAGGAGCCACAATTTTTTCACACTCTTCCCGTCCGTAAGCCAGAGGTAAACTCAGCTCGATTTCTACATTGCCTTCATCGAGAGAAATAATATCCACATAGCGAATAGATAAACCTAATTCTTCTAGCGCATCCAAGACAACCTGTTCCTGAACCTGATGATTTTCAGCTTCCCGTTTGATTTCCCTTGCAAAGTTCGTCATCACCCTGGACACACCAGACAGCTGATCGGCAACAAGCCGCCTTGATTCTTGGCATAATTGCTTATATTTGAGGAGGATTTTTGTTTTTTCCAATTCAGCCCCAATCAGCTGCATCACCTTCTGTGCCTTCATACAATACTGATTCCACTCCTTGCGCAAGGCGCCAGACAACTCTCCATGATTTTCCATATGGTCAACCACTTGTCCCATCAGTTGGTAGGTGTCTTGAAATTTCCCTTGCCAACACTGTTCCTTTTTAAAACAAACCTGGCAAGTATGTTCCGTGACTTGACTTAACAAAAGGTCCACATGGCGCTGCCTTTCTTCATCTTGCTCGGTGGGTTTATGGGAGAAACTTTTGGCCAGCTGCTGAAATAACTCAGCAAACTGTTCCACTTTTTTGGCTGTGACATCCCGCAGCCGTTTCATATACTCCTGCTCTAGCGCCGCATGTTCTGGTGTCCCGGGAATATATTGGGATATGGTCATAAACACTTTTTTTGGCGTTAGGAAAAAGAGCATAATGGCCACGACAGACTCATAAAATGTAGACCAAAGACCGGTCTCCCCTAAATAGAGTCCCATCAGCAATGTACCGATTAAGAGACCCGTAGCCACCCCGATTTTCTTTCCTTCTTTTAACAGCCCCCCTAATAAGCCGCTGAAGGCTAAGAGGCTCATTTCTAGCATGGCCTCCACATTAGCCAGGCTTAAGATAATACCGGTCACCACTCCCACAGTCGCGCCAATCGCTCCACCGGCGGCCAGGGCAAAGACCAAAATGGCATAGCGGGACAAGACATGCTCGAGGGAAATATCTATCACCATCCAGCCCACCGTGCCCGTCATCAGCGAAGCCAGCAGGATGACCAGACATACCAGCTCTTCATTTCTCAGAGGCGCTTTCCGCTTCCGATTGGTCAATAATGGGACACTTTGGACAAAAATGAGAGTGAGGACCAAACTTAACAAAGCTTCTACAGCCGCCATCAGGGCCGTATAGCCTGTCCAGTACTTAACATAGGCGAAGCCAAGATTAACCAATAAAACGGCCATGAACACCGCAATGGGCGTATAACTTATCGCTCCTTTGTGCCAGCGTTCCAACAATTTTTGCAGCCCAATAAAGAACAAAATAGTGACCAGTAATTTAAACGGAGAGGCCAGTTCATGGCTGGCCGCTCCCAACAGCGTACTGAGGGAGGCCAAGAACAGCTTGTCCCGGCGCAAATGATAAACCACCGCAATAAACGGAATCACAAACGGTGCGATCTCTCCGATAATCAAGGCTCGTCCCAGTAAAAAGCCGGCCAGGAAGATCGCTAAGCCCCACTGTTGAAATAAACGCGCCTTTACTTTTGCTGGCAGCCTTAAAAGCCGTGCCATTCCCCCTTTGTTCTCCGTTATGAATTGCCAAACAGATTGAGAAACACTTGATTCCAGTTTGCGCATAACATATACACCACCTGCCTGATATAGTGTTATCATTATAAACCCTCTGTGGTCTGAATTTTGTCAAAACAAGGAGTCCGGCCCAAAAAAAAGCTCGACATAATTCCTGTGAAAAAGCTAAAAAATAAAGGGACTGTCGGATGGTCAAGAATAAACACCAACAGCCCCATAACAACGTCAAAAGGGCTGTCCCCCTCAGGAAAACAGCCCTTCGTTTATTTATTTAAACCCAGATAGCAAACCAGGATGAGTATCCATTTAATTATCGCCTTGAGCCCCGACCACCCCGTTTTGTATCCATCTGGCGCTTCAGAGACATGAGCCTGTCTTCGCTTTCTCTTAAAAATTTAGAAATTTTATCCTCAAAGCTGTCTTTGCGCCGGGATGAGGCTCTTGATTTGGGTCTAGGATGATCTTGAGCTTGTTTAATGGAGAGCCCAATTTTTCCATTTTCCTCGACATTGATCACCTTCACTTTGACAATGTCGTTCACTTTTAAAAAGTCATTCACATCTTTCACATACTGGTCGGCAATTTCACTGATGTGTACGAGACCCGTAACCCCATCTGGCAGCTCTACAAAAGCCCCAAAATTGGTGATTCCGGTCACTTTTCCTTCAAGCTTGCTGCCTACTTCAACTGCTGACATGTAGTCAATGATCCTCCTTAATACTTAAACAAAAAATTTATATATAATATTATACCCGAAAATAAAAAAAGGTGTCAAACAAGGGGTACCCGCCTGTCCTGATCACTCCTTGATTTTAAAAATGGTCTCCCCTTCACGGGAAAGAAAATAATCCCGGCGGGCAATCTCGGCGATATATTCCGGGTCGTGCAGGCGGTTAATCTCTGTCTTGAGTTCCGCCTGCCGCATACGCGCTTCCTCCACTTGCACTTGCAACAGGTTCAATTCCGCTTCCATCTCTTGCAACATCTGCTGCTGGTCCCACCACTTCAAACCGGCCCAGGTCAAAAACAGCACCAAGAGCAAACCCACGGCTTGCATCCGCCTGCGTCTGGCCTTGGCGGGGCGGGTTTCTTCTCTGTCGTTGGACAAGGGTTCCGAAGCCGATTGTGAATTGGACGCATCCCTGTATGAACCATATTGTTTCCATGGCTGTTGAGTTTGCATACAGACACATCCCTGCTTTTAAAATCATTTTCTCCTCAACCATTTATTCGCCATCCGGGATAAAAATCCTTTTTTTAACCCCCTTCTTTTTTCTTTTTTATCCGCTGTATCCGTTAGCGTATCGTCGGGCTGATGTTTGGTCCACAGTCCCCATATTTTTTGCCCCAAGCCAAAAAGGCACAGTACCCCCCAGCGTATAAGGCGGAAAACAAACTGTCCGCTGCCAATGATCAGCCCCCCGGTAAAAACCACAACCCCGACCACAACTTTAAAGATGAACTGAAGCGGGCGCACAACCAACAGTGTCAGCAGTTTAACCGTCCAGCGGTACACCGTCAGCACCGCGGAGATCGTGGCATTTAATACGCGCAAGTAGTAGGTTTGAAACAACCCACGGTACATTGCATAGCCCAGAGCAATGGCCACAAAGATGTACAGGCGTACTTCCCCGTGATTAACCCCCTTTAGCCACAGAAAGACCACCATGCCGTTCAACAGCCAGAACAACACATCTTGAATCATATACACCAGCGAGCGCTGGGTTGGCCCTCTCAGGCGGAAATAGGTGTCAAAACTGGCCCCCAGGAAAAGGCCGGCTCCAATCATATGGAGCATGGTCAGAAACTGTGTATCCAGGC encodes:
- the yabQ gene encoding spore cortex biosynthesis protein YabQ gives rise to the protein MSLDTQFLTMLHMIGAGLFLGASFDTYFRLRGPTQRSLVYMIQDVLFWLLNGMVVFLWLKGVNHGEVRLYIFVAIALGYAMYRGLFQTYYLRVLNATISAVLTVYRWTVKLLTLLVVRPLQFIFKVVVGVVVFTGGLIIGSGQFVFRLIRWGVLCLFGLGQKIWGLWTKHQPDDTLTDTADKKEKRRGLKKGFLSRMANKWLRRK
- a CDS encoding S1 domain-containing RNA-binding protein, producing MSAVEVGSKLEGKVTGITNFGAFVELPDGVTGLVHISEIADQYVKDVNDFLKVNDIVKVKVINVEENGKIGLSIKQAQDHPRPKSRASSRRKDSFEDKISKFLRESEDRLMSLKRQMDTKRGGRGSRR
- a CDS encoding serine/threonine protein kinase; protein product: MFSDPAQITGKWNGRIYTVHKELGRGANGIVYLVEHRGQTLALKVGQDLFSLTSEVNVLKHFQKAQGRVLGPSLYDVDDWHSPDGVRPFYVMNVIKGVPLIRFVKERGEDWLPVLVLQLLGFLEQLHQEGWVFGDLKPEHLLVTGKPPRLAWFDAGGVTRMGWAIKEYTELYDRGCWGMGDRKAESSYDLFSVALIVMHIVRGKPLTAGNDPARTLKQALEETQGLFPYRHVLWRALSGRYRSAQKMREDWLLAWQARQETGQKKGRPAGGAISAQRHQAPRKKRSLLWKLGKVISFLFISSFLIFLFALYLFYQAL
- a CDS encoding FtsB family cell division protein; translated protein: MQTQQPWKQYGSYRDASNSQSASEPLSNDREETRPAKARRRRMQAVGLLLVLFLTWAGLKWWDQQQMLQEMEAELNLLQVQVEEARMRQAELKTEINRLHDPEYIAEIARRDYFLSREGETIFKIKE
- a CDS encoding vWA domain-containing protein, producing MTKGGLKQILLITDGCSNEGKDPVAVAAMAREQGITVNVIGILDDGQLGEQGIREVEEIAAAAGGIHQVVYSHNLPKTVQMVTRQAMTQTIQQVVHKELQHILGQGQSVEALPPEKRGQVVEVVEHLGETLALDVLILVDTSASMKNKMAAVKEALRDLKLSLQSRSGENRFSLWTYPHTSGYACKHMDFSTELEALDRVFSRLTVQGTTPTGPALEEALFYFTGLTPCGQRTDDDEGMLREYVF
- the spoIIE gene encoding stage II sporulation protein E, translated to MRKLESSVSQSVWQFITENKGGMARLLRLPAKVKARLFQQWGLAIFLAGFLLGRALIIGEIAPFVIPFIAVVYHLRRDKLFLASLSTLLGAASHELASPFKLLVTILFFIGLQKLLERWHKGAISYTPIAVFMAVLLVNLGFAYVKYWTGYTALMAAVEALLSLVLTLIFVQSVPLLTNRKRKAPLRNEELVCLVILLASLMTGTVGWMVIDISLEHVLSRYAILVFALAAGGAIGATVGVVTGIILSLANVEAMLEMSLLAFSGLLGGLLKEGKKIGVATGLLIGTLLMGLYLGETGLWSTFYESVVAIMLFFLTPKKVFMTISQYIPGTPEHAALEQEYMKRLRDVTAKKVEQFAELFQQLAKSFSHKPTEQDEERQRHVDLLLSQVTEHTCQVCFKKEQCWQGKFQDTYQLMGQVVDHMENHGELSGALRKEWNQYCMKAQKVMQLIGAELEKTKILLKYKQLCQESRRLVADQLSGVSRVMTNFAREIKREAENHQVQEQVVLDALEELGLSIRYVDIISLDEGNVEIELSLPLAYGREECEKIVAPLLSDLVGEPIMVDKEESVFATGGYCKVRLVSAKRFKVSIGVASAAKGGGLLSGDSFNTMAIGPAKYAVAIADGMGNGERAHQESRETLNLLQYILQSGIEETVAIKSINAILSLRSPEEVFSTLDLAVIDLHTAQTKFIKIGSTPSFIKRGDQCLSVAAHNLPIGILQDIDVDVVSEQLKAGDLLVMMTDGLFDAPRHIENKERWMRRLIAEIETNDPQEVADLLLEKVIRFSQGKILDDMTVVVAKVERHIPEWSTISLAHIPKLRSTKGELLAST